The DNA sequence TCGGCGATGCCGAGCGGCTCACTCATCCGGCAGCCGCCACCCCGGCGTGCCCGGCAGCGCCAGCGCCTCGTCGGGCCCCCACGATCCGCGGGCGTACGGGCGCACCGGCGGCGGTGCGTCCAGCACCGGTTGGCACACCTGCCACAGGCGGTCCACCTCGTCCGCGCGTGTGAACAGCGTCTGGTCGCCGCGCATCACGTCGAGCAGCAACCGCTCGTAGGCCTCCAGCGGGGTGTCGTCGGAGTTCTCGTCGGCCAGGTCGAGGTGCAGGTCGAGCGGCATCAGCGCCAGGTCGGGGCCCGGCCGTTTGGCCAGCATCCGGACCGCGACCGCCGGTGAGTCGGTGAGTTCGAGCACGAGCTGGTTGGGGCCGAGATCCTCGGCGCCGAAGCGCTCCATCGGCGGCGTGCGGAACGTCAACGTGACGGTGCGTCGGGTGGCGCCCAAAGCCTTGCCGGTGCGCAGGTAGAACGGCACGCCCTGCCACCGCTCGGTGTCGACGAACGCCTCGAGCGCGACGAACGTCTCGACGGTCGAATCGTCGTCGACGCCGTCCTCGTCGCGGTATCCGTCGTACTGGCCGAACACCACGTGGTCGGGGTCGAGCGGGCGCATCGCCTCGAACACCTTGGCCTTCTCGTTGCGCAGCGACACCGCGTCGAGGTGCACGGGCGGTTCCATCGCGACGAAACCCAGCACCTGGCACAGGTGGGTGGAGATCATGTCGCGGAAGCACCCCGTGGACTCGTAGAAACCGCCCCGGCCCTCGATCGTGAGCTCCTCGGGCACGTCGATCTGCACCGACTCGACGTGGCTGCGGTGCCAGGCCGGTTCGATCAGACCGTTGGCGAACCGCAGGGCGAGGATGTTCTGCAC is a window from the Mycolicibacterium litorale genome containing:
- the zwf gene encoding glucose-6-phosphate dehydrogenase produces the protein MSEERLAPHIFVLFGATGDLAERKLFPGLYRLAAADRLPTDYAIIGSGRHSPGSDDEFRDTVGSGLRESVDDIDDEVLSNLLSRLSFHISDGEDGGDLAEAVRSAQKQLGDDAQTMIYLSVPPKAMQPMITMLGRERLTDGARLVVEKPFGTDLDSARELDAVLKGVVDEDQVYRIDHFIGKEAVQNILALRFANGLIEPAWHRSHVESVQIDVPEELTIEGRGGFYESTGCFRDMISTHLCQVLGFVAMEPPVHLDAVSLRNEKAKVFEAMRPLDPDHVVFGQYDGYRDEDGVDDDSTVETFVALEAFVDTERWQGVPFYLRTGKALGATRRTVTLTFRTPPMERFGAEDLGPNQLVLELTDSPAVAVRMLAKRPGPDLALMPLDLHLDLADENSDDTPLEAYERLLLDVMRGDQTLFTRADEVDRLWQVCQPVLDAPPPVRPYARGSWGPDEALALPGTPGWRLPDE